Proteins from a single region of Chryseobacterium sp. W4I1:
- a CDS encoding 3-oxoacyl-ACP synthase III family protein, translating to MAKINAYIKGTGSYVPPKILKNDFFEAIGSSDEWIYKNLGIKERRIAEGEVTSDLAFKAGLKALENTDVKPQDLNLIIVATSTPDRQAPSTACFVQEKMEAYQAVAFDISAVCSGGLYGIAIGCQFIETGMYKNVLVIGADTFSTITDWERKDSVFFGDGAGAILLSATTEDKGFLDFKLHADGRGKYHFNIPAGGSEMPASEETLKQKLHYFQMNGKEVFNTATKVLPEAIDEILEANQLSSDDVDWVIPHQPSIRILQETARKTNIPFEKVMTNMDKYANTSGGTIPIVLDETYKSGKIQPGNLLLFAAVGSGWTWGTALYKS from the coding sequence ATGGCAAAAATAAATGCATACATAAAAGGAACAGGTTCATATGTTCCTCCAAAAATTTTAAAAAATGATTTTTTTGAAGCAATAGGCTCTTCTGATGAGTGGATTTATAAAAATCTGGGGATCAAAGAAAGAAGAATTGCAGAAGGTGAAGTAACGAGCGACCTTGCTTTCAAAGCAGGCTTAAAAGCACTTGAGAATACAGACGTCAAACCACAGGATCTGAATCTTATCATCGTTGCTACCTCTACTCCCGATAGGCAGGCTCCCTCTACCGCCTGTTTTGTTCAGGAAAAAATGGAAGCTTATCAGGCTGTAGCCTTTGATATTTCTGCTGTCTGTTCCGGAGGGCTTTACGGAATTGCCATAGGATGCCAGTTCATTGAAACAGGAATGTATAAAAACGTTCTGGTTATTGGAGCAGATACATTTTCAACCATTACAGACTGGGAAAGGAAAGATTCCGTGTTTTTCGGAGACGGTGCGGGAGCAATTCTTCTTTCTGCCACTACTGAAGATAAGGGCTTCTTAGATTTTAAGCTTCATGCGGACGGACGTGGAAAATACCATTTCAATATTCCGGCCGGAGGTTCAGAAATGCCTGCTTCGGAAGAAACGTTAAAACAGAAGCTGCATTATTTTCAAATGAACGGAAAAGAAGTTTTCAATACAGCAACCAAAGTTTTACCGGAAGCAATAGATGAAATCCTTGAAGCAAATCAGCTTTCTTCCGATGATGTAGATTGGGTAATTCCCCATCAGCCAAGTATCCGGATTTTACAGGAAACGGCAAGAAAAACGAATATTCCATTTGAAAAAGTGATGACGAATATGGATAAATACGCCAATACATCCGGTGGAACAATTCCTATTGTACTGGATGAAACCTATAAAAGCGGGAAAATACAACCCGGAAATCTCCTTTTATTTGCAGCGGTAGGTTCCGGATGGACCTGGGGAACTGCTCTTTATAAATCTTAA
- a CDS encoding DUF4435 domain-containing protein produces MNKFLPILSDSFLRGQNILYRQFNDVEFYIEDTEQENLYYHILKNLFSDVKFEKIFPLNGKKNVKDDCILNIGNKNKVYIVDKDFDDILNKTELYDNLFYLKGYSIENLLISKKSFYELIKEKSPKLKDNDIDLLYSHTSVLNNILCLKELAIIFIIIQKFELGEQYYNINTSRDFNINTDFSYKGSFIPDYISDIEYKLRLGDRRLTLKGQAKKYKRYFRNTDDVIRNVPGKHLLIIINDLLKSKNLIMQYSLESLTYKLAKEVDISNFTELKTNIEHYINN; encoded by the coding sequence ATGAACAAATTTTTACCTATTCTTTCTGATTCCTTTTTAAGAGGGCAAAATATTTTGTATAGACAATTCAACGATGTTGAATTCTATATTGAAGATACAGAACAAGAAAATTTATATTACCATATTCTAAAAAATCTTTTCTCAGATGTAAAATTTGAAAAAATATTTCCTTTAAACGGTAAAAAGAATGTTAAAGATGATTGCATATTGAATATTGGGAATAAAAATAAAGTATATATTGTAGATAAAGACTTTGATGATATTCTAAATAAGACTGAATTATATGATAATTTGTTTTACCTTAAAGGTTATTCGATTGAAAATTTATTAATTAGCAAAAAATCATTTTATGAACTAATAAAAGAAAAATCTCCAAAACTTAAGGATAATGATATAGATTTATTGTATAGTCATACAAGTGTATTAAATAATATTCTTTGTTTAAAAGAATTAGCAATTATTTTTATCATTATTCAAAAATTTGAACTAGGAGAACAATACTATAATATAAATACTAGTCGTGATTTTAACATAAATACAGATTTTAGTTACAAGGGAAGTTTCATTCCTGATTATATAAGTGATATTGAATATAAACTAAGATTAGGAGATAGAAGATTAACATTAAAAGGACAAGCAAAAAAGTACAAAAGATATTTTCGAAATACTGATGACGTAATAAGGAATGTTCCTGGTAAGCATTTATTAATAATTATTAACGATTTATTAAAATCAAAAAATTTAATCATGCAATATTCATTAGAATCACTAACTTATAAATTAGCTAAAGAAGTTGATATTTCGAATTTTACTGAACTTAAAACAAATATCGAACATTATATTAATAATTAA
- a CDS encoding endonuclease domain-containing protein, producing the protein MKEKRKADILGEVLFWKKVRAGTFHRIDFDRQRIIGNYIVDFYVKTLGLVVEIDGTSHDDKAVYDGIRQQYLESLGLVVFRIMDLM; encoded by the coding sequence TTGAAAGAAAAACGTAAAGCAGACATTCTCGGTGAAGTCCTGTTCTGGAAGAAGGTTCGGGCAGGAACATTTCATCGGATCGATTTTGACAGGCAGAGAATTATCGGGAATTATATTGTTGACTTCTATGTGAAGACTTTGGGGTTGGTAGTTGAAATCGATGGTACAAGTCATGATGATAAAGCTGTTTATGACGGGATCCGGCAGCAATATCTTGAATCATTGGGACTTGTTGTCTTCAGGATTATGGATTTGATGTGA
- a CDS encoding SDR family oxidoreductase: MLNNQTFLITGIADENSLAMKVAEKVLENNGNVVCTGLGITPFHKNVSEKAKDFLNKNYDDFQNACQKVLGKDVYTAPLDVTLSESLHFLSEDLKQKDIQLNGFLHAIAMDKTIRNKSVKPMLEVTPEEFNETMNVSAFSMISICQALLSNGVLQNGSSIVSLSYIAAEKVSFFPYINISIAKAALERLTLEMAYELGKKFGIRANAIRFSPYMGSKAGNATLNIEDVERANRISPLGNALPEDLAHEVIHLFRKETRITGEIRHVDGGFHIMG, translated from the coding sequence ATGCTGAACAATCAAACTTTTCTAATTACCGGTATTGCAGATGAAAATTCTCTTGCCATGAAAGTCGCCGAAAAAGTTCTTGAAAACAACGGAAATGTAGTCTGTACGGGATTGGGAATCACTCCTTTTCACAAAAATGTTTCAGAAAAAGCAAAAGACTTTCTGAACAAGAATTATGATGATTTTCAAAATGCCTGTCAAAAGGTCCTGGGAAAAGATGTCTATACTGCCCCTCTGGATGTCACCTTATCCGAAAGTTTGCATTTTCTGTCCGAAGATCTGAAACAAAAAGACATTCAGCTGAACGGATTCCTTCATGCAATAGCGATGGATAAAACGATCCGGAACAAGTCGGTAAAACCTATGCTGGAAGTTACTCCCGAGGAATTTAATGAAACCATGAATGTTTCGGCTTTTTCTATGATCTCAATCTGCCAGGCTCTGCTTTCAAACGGTGTTTTACAGAATGGTTCTTCTATTGTCTCGCTCAGTTATATTGCAGCAGAAAAAGTATCATTCTTTCCCTATATCAATATCAGCATTGCTAAAGCGGCGTTGGAAAGGCTTACTCTGGAAATGGCTTATGAATTAGGAAAAAAATTCGGAATCAGAGCCAATGCTATTAGGTTTTCGCCTTATATGGGAAGCAAAGCAGGCAATGCTACTCTAAATATTGAAGATGTAGAAAGAGCAAACCGAATCAGTCCGCTGGGAAATGCCCTGCCGGAAGATTTGGCGCACGAAGTTATTCACCTTTTCAGAAAGGAGACCAGAATAACGGGAGAAATCCGCCATGTAGACGGAGGTTTTCACATTATGGGATAA
- a CDS encoding AAA family ATPase: protein MKIKNIKVKNLFGYLNKDITFFDDMTLLVGINGAGKTSILNLINWILTPSINNLCATNFEKVTLTIDLKGVEYKIICSNDKKIFNYEIKSKGKEFNPLIVNIRHNYNNNDLDEIIDLYSNLSPDEKEIETWQFISNLPKPTIIGLDRSLYTESSNQIYIDDSKIRSHSINKHNLINKSPIIKVKELLNKEYRISKNKILKLTNNLKNQIMLSAFEAGVDETSLSSEKSYKIHLNQISITKKRVKDYFENFEKDSFDATQLSIIDKYFDNLENITKKFENSEDPVIKILYNLNANQFSKTIKLLKEFEKFEKETNSSLFKINTFLETINLFFKDSNKILVFKEETSEIYFHTTDFDGKLITKFNDIKFLSSGEEQILVLFAYIAFSGIENKIFIIDEPELSLHLRWQENFITQLEKVLDINNQIILATHSPILVGNKKDRAIVIMPA, encoded by the coding sequence ATGAAAATAAAAAATATTAAAGTCAAGAATTTATTTGGATATCTTAATAAGGATATCACTTTTTTTGACGACATGACTTTACTAGTAGGTATAAATGGAGCAGGTAAAACGAGTATACTTAATCTAATAAATTGGATTTTAACTCCATCAATAAACAATCTTTGTGCAACAAACTTTGAAAAAGTAACTCTAACAATTGATCTTAAGGGTGTTGAATATAAAATTATCTGTAGTAATGACAAAAAAATATTTAATTACGAAATTAAATCGAAAGGCAAGGAATTTAATCCTTTAATAGTCAATATAAGGCATAATTATAACAATAATGATTTAGACGAAATAATTGATTTATATTCAAATTTAAGTCCTGATGAGAAAGAAATTGAAACTTGGCAATTCATTTCAAATTTACCAAAACCAACAATTATAGGTCTCGATAGAAGTTTATATACAGAATCGTCAAATCAGATTTACATTGATGACTCAAAAATTAGAAGCCATAGCATTAATAAGCACAATCTAATTAATAAATCCCCAATAATTAAAGTTAAAGAGCTTTTGAATAAGGAATATCGCATTAGTAAAAACAAGATTCTTAAACTTACAAATAATTTAAAGAATCAAATTATGTTATCAGCTTTTGAAGCTGGTGTTGACGAAACAAGTTTATCAAGTGAAAAAAGCTATAAAATTCATTTGAATCAAATATCTATTACAAAAAAACGTGTGAAAGATTATTTTGAAAATTTTGAAAAAGATTCATTTGATGCAACTCAACTTTCAATTATTGATAAATATTTTGATAATTTAGAGAATATTACAAAAAAATTTGAGAATTCAGAAGACCCTGTTATTAAAATCCTTTATAACCTAAATGCTAATCAGTTTAGTAAAACAATAAAATTACTAAAAGAATTTGAAAAATTTGAAAAAGAAACTAATAGTTCATTGTTTAAAATAAACACCTTTTTAGAAACTATAAACTTATTTTTTAAAGATTCTAATAAAATTTTAGTTTTCAAAGAAGAAACCTCGGAAATATATTTTCATACAACAGATTTCGATGGAAAATTGATTACTAAATTTAATGATATTAAGTTTCTTTCTTCAGGTGAGGAACAAATCTTAGTTCTTTTCGCATATATAGCATTTAGTGGGATTGAGAATAAAATATTTATAATTGATGAACCAGAACTATCTTTACATTTACGTTGGCAAGAGAATTTTATTACTCAATTAGAAAAGGTTTTAGATATTAATAATCAAATTATTTTAGCTACACATTCTCCAATCTTGGTAGGAAACAAAAAAGATAGAGCTATTGTAATAATGCCTGCTTAA
- a CDS encoding D-glycerate dehydrogenase: MKVFVNKRIPETGIHMLKEAGLEVFIPEHENLSHDEWLSYCQSHDAILSVGGEFKYDQDFFDQCPNIKTIALYSVGFDHVDIKEATRRKIPVGNTPDVLSKATSDVAFLLMQSVARRASYNFQKVKDGNWGDFDPLHALGQELYGKTLGVLGLGRIGFEMAEKSQKAFDMKIIYYNRHQNEEAEKELGATYVSFEELIQQSDVLSIHANFTPEQKDLFNAPVFEKMKDNAIFINTARGGFQNEKDLYEALVSKQIWGAGLDVTNPEPMSKHSPLLELSNVCVLPHIGSATLEARTGMARIAAENIIAFSKGKKIPYCTNPEVYTE, encoded by the coding sequence ATGAAAGTATTCGTCAATAAAAGAATTCCTGAAACGGGAATACATATGCTGAAAGAAGCCGGGCTGGAAGTTTTTATCCCGGAACATGAAAACCTGTCGCACGACGAATGGCTGAGCTACTGTCAGAGTCACGATGCTATTTTAAGTGTAGGCGGAGAATTTAAATACGATCAGGATTTTTTTGACCAGTGTCCCAATATAAAAACAATCGCTTTATATTCTGTAGGTTTTGATCATGTAGACATTAAAGAAGCTACCCGCAGGAAAATTCCGGTGGGAAATACTCCTGATGTCCTCAGTAAAGCTACTTCTGATGTTGCTTTTCTATTGATGCAGTCTGTAGCCAGAAGAGCAAGCTATAATTTTCAGAAAGTAAAGGATGGAAACTGGGGCGATTTCGATCCGCTTCATGCCTTAGGACAGGAATTATACGGGAAAACGCTGGGCGTTTTAGGCTTGGGAAGAATAGGTTTTGAAATGGCTGAAAAATCTCAGAAAGCATTTGATATGAAGATTATATACTACAATCGCCATCAGAATGAGGAAGCAGAGAAAGAGCTTGGTGCTACTTATGTTTCCTTTGAAGAACTTATTCAGCAGTCAGATGTGTTAAGTATTCACGCGAATTTTACACCGGAACAGAAAGATCTTTTCAATGCACCTGTTTTTGAAAAAATGAAGGATAATGCTATTTTCATTAATACGGCAAGAGGTGGTTTTCAAAATGAAAAGGATTTGTATGAAGCATTGGTTTCCAAACAGATTTGGGGAGCAGGTCTGGATGTAACCAACCCTGAGCCTATGTCTAAGCACAGTCCGCTGTTGGAGCTTTCAAATGTATGTGTATTGCCACACATCGGTTCTGCAACCCTGGAAGCCAGAACAGGCATGGCCAGAATTGCTGCTGAAAATATCATCGCTTTCTCTAAAGGAAAAAAAATACCTTATTGTACCAATCCTGAAGTGTATACAGAATAA
- a CDS encoding TonB-dependent receptor plug domain-containing protein: MKITIPTPCHENWDIMTPEEKGRFCSICSKTVRDFTVASDEEIIIAFSDPSEKDICGNFYESQLNRNLQYSYLNSVFVKFAVGFILTTGGLVSVQGQQNIINDTLKAEQLEVVLYGVKLKQKQQQMVAGAPMVQQNLLVNTKENKPEEIISKSQGLVISQPPQNKMGKQEIRIGGAKSSMPAEQPLVVMDGKVISIEEFGKVDTESIKTINIIKNGFAIYGEKARNGVVVITTKKKWRVRK; the protein is encoded by the coding sequence ATGAAAATCACAATACCAACACCATGTCATGAAAACTGGGATATCATGACGCCCGAAGAAAAAGGAAGATTCTGCTCTATATGTTCCAAAACAGTAAGAGATTTTACAGTAGCTTCCGATGAGGAAATTATAATTGCTTTTTCAGACCCTTCAGAAAAGGATATCTGCGGAAATTTTTATGAATCCCAGCTGAACAGGAATTTGCAATATTCCTATCTCAATTCGGTTTTTGTGAAGTTTGCAGTAGGCTTTATTCTTACCACCGGAGGTTTGGTTTCTGTACAAGGCCAGCAGAACATAATAAACGATACTTTAAAAGCGGAACAATTAGAAGTCGTGCTGTACGGAGTGAAACTAAAACAAAAACAGCAGCAGATGGTGGCCGGAGCCCCTATGGTACAACAAAACCTTCTGGTGAATACCAAAGAAAACAAGCCGGAAGAAATTATATCAAAATCCCAGGGATTAGTGATCAGTCAGCCGCCACAAAACAAAATGGGCAAGCAGGAAATAAGAATAGGAGGAGCGAAGTCATCTATGCCGGCAGAACAGCCTTTGGTAGTAATGGATGGTAAAGTGATCAGTATAGAAGAATTCGGGAAGGTTGATACTGAATCTATAAAGACCATCAATATTATAAAAAACGGATTTGCAATATATGGTGAAAAAGCACGAAACGGAGTTGTAGTGATTACCACGAAAAAGAAATGGAGAGTGAGGAAATAA
- a CDS encoding urocanate hydratase, with amino-acid sequence MTFQEQIQQGIPDQLPQPKPYETNINHAPKRKEILGEEEKKLALKNALRYFDPKFHAELLPEFREELEKYGRIYMYRFRPDYEMKARDIADYPGKSEQAKAIMLMIQNNLDYAVAQHPHELITYGGNGAVFSNWAQYLLTMKYLSEMTDEQTLTMYSGHPMGLFPSHKDAPRVVVTNGMMIPNYSKPDDWEKFNALGVTQYGQMTAGSYMYIGPQGIVHGTTITVLNAFRKIKKEPKGGLFVTSGLGGMSGAQPKAGNIAGCVTVCAEVNPKITRIRHEQKWVNEIYENMDELIERVRKAQENKETVSLAYLGNIVEVWEKFDEKNLKIDIGSDQTSLHNPWAGGYYPAGQSFEESNRIMAEEPELFKEKVQETLRRHAAAINKHTQKGTYFFDYGNAFLLEASRAGADVMAENPTLGREFKYPSYVQDIMGPMCFDYGFGPFRWVCASGKPEDLQKTDNIACAVLEEMVKNSPEEIQQQMKDNIQWIKGAQENKLVVGSQARILYADAEGRMKIAEAFNNAIKKGEIGTVVLGRDHHDVSGTDSPYRETSNIYDGSRFTADMAIHNVIGDSFRGATWVSIHNGGGVGWGEVINGGFGMLLDGSADAGRRLKSMLFWDVNNGISRRSWARNEGAVFAIKRAMEAEPNLKVTLPNFVDESLF; translated from the coding sequence ATGACATTTCAAGAACAGATACAGCAGGGGATCCCTGATCAGCTGCCACAGCCTAAACCATACGAAACCAATATCAACCATGCGCCGAAGCGTAAAGAAATTTTAGGAGAAGAAGAGAAAAAGCTTGCCCTGAAAAATGCATTACGCTATTTCGACCCGAAGTTTCATGCGGAATTACTTCCTGAATTCAGGGAAGAGCTGGAGAAGTATGGCAGAATTTATATGTACCGTTTCCGTCCCGATTATGAAATGAAAGCAAGGGATATTGCAGATTACCCCGGAAAGTCTGAGCAGGCAAAAGCCATTATGCTTATGATTCAGAACAACCTGGATTATGCAGTGGCACAGCATCCTCACGAACTGATTACTTACGGAGGAAATGGGGCGGTATTTTCCAACTGGGCACAGTATCTTTTGACCATGAAGTATTTGTCTGAGATGACGGATGAGCAGACGTTAACGATGTATTCCGGGCACCCGATGGGATTGTTTCCTTCTCATAAAGATGCTCCGAGAGTGGTGGTAACGAATGGGATGATGATTCCAAATTATTCCAAACCGGATGATTGGGAAAAATTTAATGCTTTAGGGGTTACCCAGTATGGACAGATGACGGCGGGGAGCTATATGTATATTGGTCCGCAGGGAATTGTTCACGGAACTACCATTACCGTTCTGAATGCGTTCAGAAAAATTAAAAAGGAGCCGAAGGGAGGGCTTTTTGTGACTTCCGGATTGGGAGGAATGAGCGGGGCTCAGCCGAAAGCAGGAAATATTGCAGGCTGTGTTACCGTATGTGCTGAAGTAAACCCAAAGATCACCAGGATCCGTCACGAGCAGAAGTGGGTGAATGAGATCTATGAGAACATGGATGAATTGATAGAAAGAGTAAGAAAAGCTCAGGAAAATAAGGAAACCGTTTCTCTTGCTTACCTTGGCAATATTGTGGAGGTTTGGGAAAAATTTGATGAGAAGAACTTAAAAATAGATATAGGATCAGATCAGACATCACTTCACAATCCTTGGGCTGGCGGATATTATCCGGCCGGACAGAGCTTTGAGGAATCCAACAGGATAATGGCGGAGGAGCCCGAACTGTTCAAAGAAAAAGTTCAGGAGACTTTAAGAAGACATGCTGCGGCCATCAATAAGCATACCCAGAAAGGGACGTATTTCTTTGATTACGGAAATGCCTTTTTACTGGAAGCTTCAAGAGCCGGAGCAGATGTGATGGCAGAAAATCCTACCCTTGGAAGGGAGTTCAAATATCCGAGCTATGTTCAGGATATCATGGGGCCTATGTGCTTCGATTATGGTTTCGGGCCGTTCCGTTGGGTATGTGCCAGTGGAAAGCCGGAAGATTTGCAGAAAACAGATAATATTGCATGTGCTGTTTTGGAAGAAATGGTGAAAAACTCTCCCGAAGAGATCCAGCAGCAGATGAAAGACAACATCCAGTGGATCAAAGGCGCTCAGGAAAATAAGCTGGTAGTCGGTTCACAGGCGAGGATCCTGTATGCCGATGCAGAAGGAAGAATGAAAATTGCCGAAGCCTTCAATAATGCGATTAAGAAAGGAGAGATTGGTACTGTAGTTTTAGGCAGGGACCACCATGATGTTTCCGGTACGGATTCGCCGTACAGGGAGACTTCCAATATCTATGACGGTTCTAGGTTTACCGCAGATATGGCCATCCACAACGTGATTGGTGACAGCTTCCGTGGGGCTACATGGGTGTCTATCCATAATGGCGGCGGAGTAGGCTGGGGCGAAGTTATTAACGGTGGTTTCGGGATGCTCCTTGACGGAAGTGCCGATGCCGGCAGAAGACTGAAATCTATGCTTTTCTGGGATGTAAACAACGGAATTTCCAGAAGAAGCTGGGCCAGAAATGAAGGCGCTGTTTTTGCCATTAAAAGAGCGATGGAAGCAGAACCGAATCTGAAAGTAACGCTTCCGAATTTTGTGGATGAGAGTTTGTTTTAA